Genomic segment of Arachis hypogaea cultivar Tifrunner chromosome 11, arahy.Tifrunner.gnm2.J5K5, whole genome shotgun sequence:
ACGTTATGGCTAGCTGAATTTTCAATCGGAGTTTGTTACAACTGATGAATTCGTGTTCGTTTACGGCTTTACATACTTCTTTGTCCCCATTGTGTGTTACATCCTGTTAATTTTTGTATGATAAAATAATTCTTTGGACATGAAAGCCTGTAAATTTATATTGACCAAGACATTTCTTCACGGGACATTTTCTTGGTTGGTTCATCCAATGTAATACCTTAATTTATCTTACTTGTATAATGGTTTGGACGAATTTAGTCAATTCACCATGAAATCCACGAGGAATTCGTGAATTATACTTCCTTGTACTATGTGATGCGATTCCTAAATAAAACAATGAACTCGAGCTAATCGCATGGTTTGCTTGTATTGTAATTGCCGAAAACCATACAAGGCTTCGAACTTCCACCGGATAATGTAGAAGTACGCACTCCTGTTCGTGTGGATGTTGTACGTGCAAGAAATCAATGTATTTTGGTTTCTTGTTTTTAACTAGTTTCTTTTTTCGCCCTCAAACTAAAAATGATTTCTTATTTTTAACCATACCTTTTTTTAGTACAGTCATAGTAGTTTCTAGCAGTTTTATATTTAGATAGATTAACTTGGAAATACTTCTAGTTTTTAGAAGCATTCATAAGTTTGTttggataaaataataatttttcttttcaacGATTGAGTTATGGGGGAAAAAAGAGGCATTTCAAAATAGGGATTGGTAATGGTAAGAGCTAGAAAGAGAAATAATGAAATAtagtgaaaactaaaataataactaaGCAAATTAATATGAATCTAACACGCATAGaatatatttctcttttttctatttttatgaaaaaagccACTCTATATATGCGGCTATTATCTAGGAGTAGGAGGTcgtttttttaaaggaaaaagaagaaaaaaagaggaatAACATACGCAaattttgatgcactttatttagATTGGTCAAATTTCACACAATCTTGTTATGTGCAATTTACATTGGCAAAGGCAACCTGGTTATCTCCATGGAAACGAAAAACAACGAGGACGAGTTAGTATATGGAAGTTAGAACAGCTAATATAATTGACCATTTTAGGACTAGTTACTTCTCTAATGGAGTCATTTACATTACAAATTCTGTTGCAGCTGATATAACAAACGCCATCTCTGTCTTGCTTCTTTTGTTTCATCATCTCCTCTATGATGTGGTCTGCTCCTCGTTCTGCTTTATCCGCCATGGCCCTTGAGCCACCGCCCTCTCCCCAACCTTCCTCTGCCACCAGGTAACACATTTCTAAATGCAACCTCCAATCTTCCAtttcttctcatcctttcttCCTTCCAACCATTTTGCATTCACATATTATCTTAGATATGCTATTTCTATATATGGTATAATATTTGCAGCAATGATGGATTGCAAAGCAAACAAAGAGAGCAGAATGAAGCAAAGCAGAGATCAATAATAAGGTCTCTAAGGAGGCTAACTGCGCTATCAACAGGTTCACTTCCAGGTATCAAAACATGTTGAAATTTAATTAAATGTTTCTATGTTTTTAAGGTCATTGTGTATCATACTAATGATGAATTAAAATGATTGAATACCGCATTAGATGTGGAACCTCCAAGAAGTGAGGATGTCTCTGTATCTAGTATGAAGAGTTGTCCGAGTCCAGGATCCGAAAGCTCCTCTTCCAACACCGGTAGCCCTTCTAATTCCGGGGAGCAGTCGGATTTAAAaggcaacaataacaataaaatgaATGGCATTGTTAGTATTCTGAAGAAAGGATCCCAGATGCCCCTCTATACCTTAACCTCAATCAAGGAGGCTCCGTATTTCAAAAAGAGAACCTCCGCCGAACGAATCCCAGAggaattttctgcaattcttaaACAAGGATCATCTCTTAATCCTGAGGCTTATCGCTTTAAAGCGTCCTGGAAATTATTCACTCTCGCAGATCTCCAGGCCGCGACCAATAATTTCAGCCAGGGTGTGcaatccttttaatttcttgcctgaCAAGAAACTCTCGTATtaacatttttgtttatttatttatttttctttccaagCTGATAACCAACTTTCATACTTTTCTTTCTTGAAGAGAATTTGATCGGGCAGGGAGGTTATGGTGAGGTTTACAAAGGCCAATTGGCAGATGGAACCTTTGTAGCAATTAAAAGGCTAACAAGAGGGGACCAAGAAGAAATGACTGCAGATTTTTTGTCCGAGCTTGGGATTATAGTGCATGTGGACCACCCCAATATTGCTAAATTGATTGGATATGGAGTTGAAGGTGGAATGCATCTTGTTCTTCAGTTGTCTCCACATGGCAGCCTAGCTTCCATACTATATGGTCTGTTAACCTCTAACAAGCTTTGAATATGATCAAGCACAAGTTTTTTATAAAACAAAGTTAATTAACTGGTTTCTTCCTTTGCTTGCTTGAATTCTGAAGGACCTAGAGAGAAACTGAATTGGAACATGAGGTATAAGATTGCATTGGGGACTGCTGAAGGCCTCCACTATCTGCATGCACAATGTCAAAGAAGGATTATTCACAGAGATATCAAGGCTGCTAATATATTGCTTTCAGAGGATTTTGAGCCACAGGTGCATTTTTCTTTGATTATAAACACCAGTTACCAAATTTATATGCTTGAAACAATGTTAACTTGAATGTTGCACCAGATAGCTGATTTTGGACTATCTAAATGGTTACCTGACAAATGGACTCACCATACTGTCTCCAAAGTAGAAGGCACATTCGGGTTTTTATATCTAAGAAACTTGCCAAAGTTTTCTTTCTAATCCAGTATTTTCATTATTTGGCACTTCTAatgtttgttttctttcttgatgTGAGAACAGTTACCTTCCTCCTGAATACTTCATGCATGGTATTGTTGATGAAAAAACTGATGTATTTGCTTATGGAGTGCTATTATTGGAGCTCATTACCGGCCGTCCGGCTTTGGACAAAGCTCAGAAAAGTCTTGTGATGTGGGTATGTTAATGTCAGCTATTTCATGGCCTTAACTTGATATTCAAAATgtcaatatttatatttattatgccTCTGGCTAAGTAAATAATTGGTTGCAGGCAAAACCACTGATATCCAAGAGCAAAATGGACGAGCTTATTGATCCATGTCTTGCTGGTGCCTATGACGAAGAGCAGATGAAATATATAATCTTAACAGCTTCTTTGTGTATAGCGGAGTCGACCGTTCGACCGCGAATGCATCAGGTATGTCCCTTAATTGATACTTGTCAAGTTAGCTCAAGCGCGCTTAACTAATGTTATGGAGTGGATTCATGCAGGTATTGCAGATAGCAAAAGGTGAAGAAGGCAGCATGGAGTTAGTTAGGGAACTCCTGGAACCTTTATGTGATGATGAGTTCCTTGAAGAAGAGTTTCCTTCACCTGAGAGTTCCAATGACATATCTAAACATTTGCAGACTATTGGACAAGATTAAGACTCTGCTGATAACAGCAAGCATTAAAGACTAGATTATGGCCCCTCATTTCATTTCAGATATTGCAACTGTGCAAAAGTTTAGGTGTAGTGATTTTATTTGCAGAATAGGTATTTGTGTGTATATTTCGTTATTTCTTGTGTGTATTCAATGGCAATCCAAGATTTCAAATGTATGCTGATAATATTACGCAGTGAAATTCACTATGAAAGATATTTTATCTAATTTACTTTTTCCTTATGTAGCAAAATTAAGCACAATTATACAtgcttttttataaataaattaggaAATTTTCATATAGAAGATGACAAATGAAGAAGCTAGAAAGTGTGAACATTTTCTTACAAGTTATAATTGTTGAAGAGAAAACAGAAACCAAAATGTCAACaggaaaattaataattaaataatcattaattaattattaattaaactgaTAGAAGTTGaggtcaataataattaataaaggaaagaaaaaaaaacaaaatctaaTCCTCCCGCTCGATGAGTTGGATTTGGAAGGAATCAGAAGGAAAACGAAAGACGAGAGAGAAATAATTTTACTGGAAAATTCAACTTCGAGATCGAATCAGAGAAGATGAGTAATCATAGGGTTCTGCTCTTGTTCTTGGTGACGTGGATCTCCCACTGCGATGAAGTGTTGAGCTCGTACGCTGGTTCGGCGAGCTCCATCATCAACCCTTCCAAGGTCAAACAGATTTCATGGAATCCAAGGTCCTCTTTCATATTATTGTTACTCATTTCGCTCTTCCTTCTAAATCTAGCAATAATCAACTAAGTTCTTGAATCTCAATCCGATATTTGCAGAGCTTTCGTTTACGAAGGTTTCCTCACCGACCTGGAATGCGATCATCTGATCTCTTTGGTGAGTAATATATaactataatataatataatatgctCTCTTTCTCTTACGTAGAATCCGTTACTTGCTAACTGTTAGTTTTCTTTGCTAATCCGAGTTACGCGTTGTTTAATTCAGGCGAAATCAGAGCTTAAGAGATCTGCTGTAGCGGATAATCTTTCTGGAGAGAGTCAGTTGAGTGAAGTTCGAACAAGCTCTGGAATGTTCATTCCCAAGGACAaggtttcttcctcttctttataATCTATCTACTGTAATCCATTTCATTTTTGAAATTCACGTTGGAATTAGTGTGATCTACTCCCCTCCCTGCCTTGAAATTATGCTCCTGAGTTTTGTAATTAATGCTGCGTATGGAGGTTTTAATTCCCTTCTAATTTTATAGGATCCTATTATTTCTGGCATTGAGGATAAGATTTCGTCGTGGACCTTTCTTCCGAAAGGTATGTCATgccatataaataattttctTGGAAATATATGCTAACTTATAttaatttcttcatcttcttgctaTCCTATATATGTTTGTATCTGTGCTCAATGTTTGGTTGGTCTTGGTATCATTACATGTCAAGTGTAATGATATGCTTCTCTGTGTTGTACTTGTCACcagtttgtttgtttttccagttcatgaagaaatgagaagTAAGAtttgttaattataaaacatgagAAGACAAGGTTTAATGTAGCTTTTATTTTGTCATCTGTCATAGCTTGCTGTTTTTGCATCTGCCCCGGCTTTAGCAGAAGGAAGTTGCTAAAATCTAGATTGCTCTATGCTAATATTTTCACTTGTGGAATGAGAAAGTCTGCAACATTTTAACAGATTGGTTAATTGAGTCCGAATTGTAATTTCCAGACAATTTAGAGCAATTGGGCAGAGATACTAGAAAAAAATTAGACAGGAGTTTGTTAGAAAACATAATTAACCTTTGACTGCCAATCATCTTCATACAACAACATCATTGTTCACTTGCAAGCTAGGGATTTCATAGGGGAATGAACCTGTATCTCCATGATCATTTAAATGATTTCATAGGGGCGCGTTATTGTACCAAAGACGTTAGCATTAATTAGTGTCTTGTAATATTGTTATTAAATTTCAGAAAATGGAGAAGACATTCAAGTATTGAGGTATGAGCATGGGCAGAAATATGATCCGCATTATGACTACTTCTCTGACAAAGTTAATATAGCTCGAGGTGGACACCGTGTTGCAACTGTTCTCATGTATCTCACTGATGTGACCAGTGGTGGTGAAACAGTGTTCCCTAATGCAGAGGTTTGTATAGTAATTGATGTAGTTCGTTCCTCCtagttataaatatattattggaAAACATTTGCAGTTCATTTCAATCTGGATAACTATATCTCTAACTATACCAAACTTTCTAGCCTGTGATCTGAATTTCTCGTGTTTCTACGAGATGCTTGTATTTTATTCCGTTGCCATCTCGGCGACCAATATTAGAAAGTAGAAACCTTTTAGGAGTTTAAAGTTTGTGTACGCTTGACTGGGCCCTCTTGGGTGGATACTTTGGCAGCATATAGTTTGACTCTGC
This window contains:
- the LOC112723020 gene encoding receptor-like cytosolic serine/threonine-protein kinase RBK2 is translated as MMWSAPRSALSAMALEPPPSPQPSSATSNDGLQSKQREQNEAKQRSIIRSLRRLTALSTGSLPDVEPPRSEDVSVSSMKSCPSPGSESSSSNTGSPSNSGEQSDLKGNNNNKMNGIVSILKKGSQMPLYTLTSIKEAPYFKKRTSAERIPEEFSAILKQGSSLNPEAYRFKASWKLFTLADLQAATNNFSQENLIGQGGYGEVYKGQLADGTFVAIKRLTRGDQEEMTADFLSELGIIVHVDHPNIAKLIGYGVEGGMHLVLQLSPHGSLASILYGPREKLNWNMRYKIALGTAEGLHYLHAQCQRRIIHRDIKAANILLSEDFEPQIADFGLSKWLPDKWTHHTVSKVEGTFGYLPPEYFMHGIVDEKTDVFAYGVLLLELITGRPALDKAQKSLVMWAKPLISKSKMDELIDPCLAGAYDEEQMKYIILTASLCIAESTVRPRMHQVLQIAKGEEGSMELVRELLEPLCDDEFLEEEFPSPESSNDISKHLQTIGQD
- the LOC112723021 gene encoding probable prolyl 4-hydroxylase 4, with the translated sequence MSNHRVLLLFLVTWISHCDEVLSSYAGSASSIINPSKVKQISWNPRAFVYEGFLTDLECDHLISLAKSELKRSAVADNLSGESQLSEVRTSSGMFIPKDKDPIISGIEDKISSWTFLPKENGEDIQVLRYEHGQKYDPHYDYFSDKVNIARGGHRVATVLMYLTDVTSGGETVFPNAEETPHRRGSEKGTDLSECAKKGIAVKPRRGDALLFFSLHPNAIPDTNSLHAGCPVLEGEKWSATKWIHVDSFDKTVGPGGDCTDNHQSCMTWASLGECTNNPEYMIGSSDLPGYCRKSCKAC